The Natronomonas salsuginis genome includes a region encoding these proteins:
- a CDS encoding aldo/keto reductase: MNCLFVGAGAIATEYAAGLSDSPLSLAGVCDLDGERAAVLAEDHVCPSFTDLQVALETVDAPLVVNLTSHAAHASVTRAALSADRHVFSQKPLALDGDTAGELLAMARRRGLALGCAPTTSRGPPQRRAARLLADGRLGPIQLGYAHAHVGRVTDWHDRPESFLEIGPLYDGGVYPLSLLVSWFGPVERVRVADALHLWPDREARRPTAPSHVEATLAFASGPTVRLTASLYAPHRSREFYGLELHGDDGSLYLRGTGAMESSTDDVQFGRLGREYTTVPPQSPAESLSYLDAVERLATSVADGTPSRSGGQRGAHVVAVCNAIETAAADGGPIPVPAHGVTSDSLPEPVVTPPGRHLPSDSPRSLRLPSIGFGCSRYRNGEYIDRIDSIVTALDAGYRLLDSAELYGNEHRIGDVLAAPGTPDRERLFIIGKAWRTNHRREHLLEACAGSRSELGIDAFDCYTLHWPSALAYRGELSRLAEKPIEQQEALTFPNDDDGDLEAANVPLSTAWRNLEETHNRGWARTLGVCNVSRTQLETILETGTVRPALVQIERHPYRPQHELVAFCHERGIRVVAHSPLSAPGLLEEPVLAEIAADCGLSPAGVVLAWNVTQGIVPIPASTTPSHVVANLAAAAERLPPEACARLETLRDPDFDR, encoded by the coding sequence GTGAACTGTCTGTTCGTGGGCGCCGGGGCGATAGCGACCGAGTACGCGGCCGGACTGTCCGACAGTCCGCTGTCGCTGGCCGGCGTCTGTGACCTTGACGGCGAGCGGGCGGCAGTGCTGGCCGAGGACCACGTCTGTCCTTCGTTCACCGACTTGCAAGTGGCTCTCGAGACGGTCGACGCGCCGCTGGTGGTCAACCTGACGAGTCACGCCGCCCACGCGTCGGTGACGCGGGCGGCGCTCTCGGCGGATCGACACGTCTTCTCGCAGAAGCCGCTGGCGCTCGACGGCGACACGGCCGGCGAGTTGCTGGCGATGGCCCGCCGCCGGGGACTGGCACTCGGATGCGCGCCGACGACGTCGCGGGGCCCTCCCCAGCGCCGGGCAGCACGACTCCTCGCGGACGGGCGGCTCGGCCCCATCCAACTGGGCTACGCCCATGCTCACGTCGGTCGGGTCACCGACTGGCACGACCGTCCCGAATCGTTCCTGGAGATCGGCCCGCTGTACGACGGCGGCGTGTATCCACTTTCGCTCCTCGTCTCGTGGTTCGGCCCCGTCGAGCGCGTCCGTGTCGCCGACGCGCTTCACCTCTGGCCCGACCGTGAAGCGAGGCGGCCGACCGCGCCGAGCCACGTCGAGGCCACCCTCGCGTTCGCCTCGGGACCGACCGTCCGGTTGACGGCGAGCCTCTATGCGCCTCACCGGAGCCGGGAGTTCTACGGCCTCGAACTCCACGGCGACGACGGATCGCTGTATCTTCGGGGAACCGGTGCGATGGAATCATCTACCGACGACGTTCAGTTCGGCCGTCTCGGCCGTGAATACACGACCGTGCCGCCGCAGTCTCCCGCCGAATCACTCTCGTATCTCGACGCCGTCGAGCGACTCGCGACAAGCGTCGCCGACGGAACGCCCTCGAGATCCGGCGGTCAACGGGGTGCACACGTTGTTGCCGTCTGCAACGCCATCGAGACGGCTGCAGCGGACGGCGGTCCGATCCCGGTTCCCGCACACGGTGTGACGAGTGACTCCCTTCCAGAGCCGGTCGTCACTCCGCCGGGACGACATCTGCCTTCCGACAGCCCCAGATCACTCCGCCTCCCATCGATCGGGTTCGGTTGTTCGCGCTACCGCAACGGGGAGTACATCGATCGGATCGATTCGATCGTCACCGCCCTGGACGCCGGCTATCGGCTCCTCGACAGCGCGGAACTGTACGGCAACGAACACCGGATCGGGGACGTACTGGCCGCCCCTGGCACGCCAGATCGCGAGCGCCTCTTTATCATCGGGAAAGCGTGGCGCACCAATCACCGCCGCGAGCACCTGCTCGAAGCGTGTGCGGGCAGCCGCTCGGAACTCGGTATCGACGCGTTCGACTGCTACACGCTGCACTGGCCGTCGGCGCTGGCTTACCGCGGTGAACTCTCCCGTCTCGCCGAGAAACCGATCGAGCAACAGGAAGCGTTGACTTTCCCCAATGACGACGACGGTGATCTAGAAGCGGCGAACGTCCCGCTCTCGACCGCCTGGCGGAACCTGGAAGAGACCCACAACCGCGGCTGGGCACGCACTCTGGGCGTCTGTAACGTCTCGCGGACGCAACTGGAAACGATTCTCGAGACCGGTACGGTCCGGCCGGCCCTCGTTCAGATCGAACGCCATCCGTATCGACCACAGCACGAACTCGTTGCGTTCTGTCACGAGCGCGGTATCCGGGTCGTCGCTCACTCGCCGCTGTCGGCCCCCGGTCTCCTCGAGGAGCCGGTCTTGGCGGAGATCGCCGCCGATTGCGGGCTCTCACCGGCCGGCGTCGTCCTCGCGTGGAACGTCACACAGGGTATCGTTCCGATCCCTGCCAGTACCACGCCGTCACACGTCGTTGCGAATCTGGCCGCGGCTGCCGAACGGCTGCCCCCGGAGGCGTGTGCCCGCCTCGAGACCCTCCGGGATCCTGACTTCGATCGATAG
- a CDS encoding zinc-dependent alcohol dehydrogenase, which produces MTRRALYFTGPRSVEVRTSSIPDPDAGEVRVQTRRSTVSPGTEMLVYRDEVPPELVVDETIDAFDNTFSYPLQYGYASVGRVTAVGEGVDDEWLEQRVFAFNPHESHFLADPETLVPTALSDERALLIPNTETAVNFVMDARPRIGARVVVFGQGPIGLLTTALLSEFPLSELVTVDRYEPRRRLSESLGADRAVSPDALGSAIEADADIAFELSGNPTALDDAIDVAGYAGTVIVGSWYGTKDVALDLGGTYHRSHIRLRSSQVSRIDPDHADRWDKDRRLDVVRSWLAEHDLSALFTHEFDIEHAADAYRLLEERQDEAVQIVFTYE; this is translated from the coding sequence ATGACTCGGCGGGCACTGTACTTCACCGGGCCTCGATCGGTGGAAGTCCGAACCTCGTCAATCCCTGATCCGGACGCTGGTGAGGTCCGGGTTCAGACGAGACGGTCGACTGTCAGTCCGGGCACGGAGATGCTGGTCTACCGTGACGAGGTCCCTCCGGAACTGGTGGTCGACGAGACGATCGACGCATTCGATAACACGTTTTCGTACCCGCTGCAGTACGGCTACGCCTCTGTGGGGCGCGTGACGGCCGTCGGCGAGGGCGTCGACGACGAGTGGCTCGAACAGCGGGTGTTTGCGTTCAACCCCCACGAGAGTCACTTCCTCGCTGACCCCGAGACGCTCGTCCCGACGGCGCTGTCCGACGAGCGAGCCCTCCTGATCCCGAACACCGAGACGGCAGTCAACTTCGTCATGGACGCGCGGCCCCGGATCGGCGCGCGGGTCGTGGTGTTCGGCCAGGGACCGATCGGGCTGTTGACGACGGCGCTGCTATCTGAGTTCCCGCTTTCGGAACTCGTCACCGTTGATCGCTACGAGCCCCGGCGGCGGCTCTCGGAATCGCTGGGTGCCGACCGCGCCGTCTCGCCCGACGCCCTCGGGAGCGCGATCGAGGCGGACGCCGACATCGCGTTCGAACTCTCCGGAAACCCGACGGCACTCGACGACGCTATCGACGTCGCGGGCTATGCGGGGACGGTCATCGTCGGGTCCTGGTACGGCACGAAGGACGTGGCGCTGGATCTCGGCGGAACGTACCATCGGAGCCACATCCGCCTCCGGAGCAGCCAAGTAAGCCGGATCGATCCCGACCACGCCGACCGGTGGGACAAGGACCGCCGGCTGGACGTCGTCCGGTCGTGGCTGGCCGAGCACGATCTCTCGGCGCTTTTCACCCACGAGTTCGACATCGAGCACGCGGCCGATGCCTACCGACTGCTTGAGGAACGACAGGACGAGGCCGTCCAGATCGTGTTCACCTACGAGTGA
- a CDS encoding 6-pyruvoyl trahydropterin synthase family protein — protein MYSTTVLTDFVAQHYLTVPDPGPEGVPHSHHFEVELTFCGPELNEYDYLVDIDDAEAALASLADRYRDTLLNDLPEFEGYNPSVERFARVIFERVTAAVTDETVTELAVTVWEDDAAAATYDVSV, from the coding sequence GTGTACTCCACGACGGTGCTGACCGATTTTGTGGCACAGCACTACCTCACAGTTCCGGATCCGGGCCCCGAGGGAGTCCCGCATTCCCATCACTTCGAGGTGGAACTGACCTTCTGCGGTCCCGAACTGAACGAGTACGACTACCTCGTCGACATCGACGACGCCGAGGCTGCACTCGCGTCACTGGCCGATCGGTACCGCGATACGCTGCTCAACGATCTTCCGGAGTTCGAGGGCTACAACCCGAGCGTCGAACGCTTTGCCCGCGTCATTTTCGAGCGCGTGACCGCGGCCGTGACCGACGAGACCGTCACCGAGCTGGCTGTGACGGTCTGGGAAGACGACGCGGCGGCTGCCACATACGATGTTTCGGTATGA
- a CDS encoding glycosyltransferase family 4 protein: MRVGLTLYGDIDERSGGFRYDRKLLQGLRAAGDTVELVELPWRRYPRGLLDNASPRLRDRLDVDVDVMLQDELAHPSLLRANRQLPYPIVSIVHHLRASESRRLSPLYRAIERRYLGTVDGAVCNSTTTRDIVTGLGVDPGLTAVAPPAGDQFDPDLDDGTIEHRARERPLRVVFVGNVTPRKGLKTLIEGLSAAETDVKLTVVGRSADERYAAAVRRSVRREGLADRVDLAGELSEEELETVLRSSHVLAVPSRYEGFGIVYLEGMSFGLPAIASRAGGATDVVTDGETGVLVDPGNSAAIAGALTRFDADRDRLASMGKAARRRYESHPDWRETTARVRGLLEAVAALEVIP; encoded by the coding sequence ATGAGAGTCGGACTGACGCTGTACGGTGACATCGACGAGCGCTCCGGGGGGTTTCGTTACGATCGAAAACTACTCCAGGGGCTTCGAGCGGCCGGCGATACCGTTGAACTCGTTGAGTTGCCCTGGCGGCGATACCCTCGGGGACTCCTCGACAACGCGTCGCCACGGCTCCGGGATCGATTGGATGTCGATGTCGATGTCATGCTGCAGGACGAACTCGCCCATCCGTCCCTGCTCCGGGCAAACCGTCAGTTGCCGTATCCGATCGTCAGCATCGTCCATCACCTGCGAGCGAGCGAATCGAGACGTCTGTCCCCGTTGTACCGCGCCATCGAGCGCCGGTATCTCGGAACGGTCGACGGCGCAGTCTGCAACAGCACGACGACCAGAGACATCGTTACCGGCCTCGGCGTCGATCCTGGATTGACTGCCGTCGCACCGCCCGCCGGCGACCAGTTCGATCCCGACCTCGACGACGGGACGATCGAGCATCGCGCACGGGAGCGACCGCTTCGGGTAGTCTTCGTCGGCAACGTTACCCCCCGAAAGGGGCTGAAAACGCTCATCGAGGGGCTGTCGGCCGCCGAAACCGACGTGAAACTGACCGTCGTAGGACGATCGGCCGACGAGCGATACGCCGCCGCGGTGCGACGCAGCGTCCGCCGAGAGGGTCTCGCCGACCGCGTTGATCTGGCGGGCGAACTCTCCGAGGAGGAACTCGAAACGGTGCTCCGGTCGAGTCACGTCCTCGCAGTGCCGTCCCGATACGAGGGGTTCGGCATCGTCTATCTGGAGGGGATGAGTTTCGGGCTCCCGGCGATCGCCTCACGAGCGGGGGGAGCAACAGATGTCGTCACCGACGGCGAGACGGGCGTACTCGTCGATCCGGGGAACTCAGCGGCGATCGCGGGGGCGCTGACGCGGTTCGACGCTGACCGCGATCGGCTGGCCTCGATGGGTAAAGCCGCCAGACGACGATACGAATCGCATCCAGACTGGCGCGAGACGACCGCCCGCGTCCGCGGGCTGCTCGAAGCCGTCGCCGCTCTCGAGGTGATACCATGA